From the genome of Argentina anserina chromosome 4, drPotAnse1.1, whole genome shotgun sequence, one region includes:
- the LOC126791451 gene encoding uncharacterized protein LOC126791451, with the protein MASRWIRPEVYPLIPPIGFAVGLCVYQLVRNITGNPEVRVLKENRAAGILDNFEEGEKYKEHAFRKFVRNKNPQIMPSINKFFSEPNI; encoded by the exons ATGGCTAGCAGATGGATCAGGCCCGAG GTGTACCCACTCATACCACCAATTGGTTTTGCTGTTGGTCTTTGTGTGTATCAACTCGTTAGAAACATCACCGGCAACCCTGAAGTGAG GGTTTTAAAGGAGAACAGAGCTGCTGGAATTCTAGACAACTTTGAAGAGGGTGAGAAATACAAGGAACATGCATTTAGGAAGTTTGTCCGCAACAAGAACCCCCAGATCATGCCATCCATCAACAAATTTTTCTCAGAACCAAACATATAA
- the LOC126790869 gene encoding uncharacterized protein LOC126790869 → MPPSYFPLRWESTGDQWWYASPIDWAAANGHYDLVSELLHLDTNLLIKLTSLRRIRRLETVWDDEAHFTDVAKCRSQVAKRLLHECQTQSGHNSLIRAGYGGWLLYTAASAGDLAFVKELLGRDPLLVFGEGEYGVTDIFYAAARSRNAEVFRLLLDFSVSPRFGEGNGEVEESRSEFKWEMMNRAVHAAARGGNLEVLRELVGDCGDVLAYRDAQGSIVLHTASGRGQIEVVKYLIGSFDISTFVDSQGNTALHVAAYRGHLAVVEVLIGASPSLASLSNNFGDTFLHMAVAGFRAPGFRRVDKQIELIKQLVCGAILNIQDIVNGRNNNGRTALHIAVGENIQSSVVELLMTVPSIDLNIRDGDGMTPLDILKRRPKSPSSELLIRQLISAGGITNCRDHKARNALVSHLKIHGIGNSPGTSFRIPDAEIFLYTGIDNVSDASGVDQSCLQFSRCSGEISRVDSPNLVSNKKYGSVNNAARRLKYLLQWPRRKERKESSRDLGDTDSLDSYCPSTDLEDNPIPLRQMYSKSSSLPNNKRILSARTYLPSPYTKMKYTAGLTHGVIQAVPHFGFPAQSNASPLSRSSTMSSPAFVDNEKGVGSVGLSRSNGKSPIGNFKEGSFNRKVINQYLCVGAQGVKAEESIGSTWSTRSYKHSSSLVA, encoded by the exons ATGCCGCCGTCTTACTTCCCTCTCCGGTGGGAGAGTACCGGCGACCAGTGGTGGTACGCGTCGCCTATTGACTGGGCAGCAGCGAACGGCCACTACGACCTTGTCAGCGAGCTTCTTCACCTCGACACCAACCTCCTCATAAAGCTGACGTCCCTCCGCCGCATCCGCCGCCTCGAGACCGTGTGGGACGACGAGGCTCACTTCACTGACGTGGCGAAATGCCGATCCCAAGTCGCCAAGAGGCTTCTCCACGAGTGCCAGACGCAGAGTGGCCACAACTCTCTGATCAGGGCCGGCTACGGCGGCTGGCTGCTCTACACCGCCGCCTCAGCCGGTGACCTGGCGTTTGTTAAGGAGTTGCTGGGAAGAGACCCTCTTTTGGTGTTTGGAGAGGGAGAGTATGGTGTGACTGATATCTTCTATGCTGCAGCGAGGAGTAGGAATGCTGAGGTTTTCAGGCTGCTGTTGGATTTTTCGGTGTCGCCGAGGTTTGGTGAAGGCAATGGGGAGGTGGAGGAGAGTAGGTCGGAGTTTAAGTGGGAGATGATGAACAGGGCGGTTCATGCGGCGGCGAGAGGTGGGAATCTGGAGGTTTTGAGGGAGTTGGTTGGGGATTGTGGTGATGTTTTGGCTTATAGGGATGCTCAGGGCTCTATTGTCTTGCATACTGCCTCGGGTAGAGGGCAGATTGAG GTGGTTAAGTATCTAATAGGATCCTTTGATATCAGCACCTTTGTAGATAGTCAAGGGAATACAGCTTTACATGTCGCCGCTTACAGGGGTCACTTAGCTGTGGTGGAAGTTCTAATTGGTGCATCTCCTTCGTTAGCCTCTTTATCGAACAACTTTGGAGATACATTTCTACATATGGCAGTGGCTGGTTTCCGAGCTCCTGGTTTTCGGAGAGTGGACAAACAGATTGAGCTCATCAAGCAATTAGTGTGTGGTGCTATTCTGAACATACAAGACATCGTTAATGGTAGGAACAACAATGGGAGGACTGCTCTTCACATAGCTGTAGGTGAGAACATACAGTCTAGTGTGGTGGAACTCCTCATGACTGTTCCATCAATCGATCTGAACATCCGTGATGGTGATGGCATGACCCCGTTGGATATTCTTAAGCGAAGGCCAAAGTCACCATCTTCTGAACTTTTGATCAGGCAGTTGATTTCAGCTGGAGGAATCACCAACTGTCGAGATCATAAAGCTAGGAATGCATTGGTTTCTCATTTGAAAATCCATGGTATTGGGAATAGTCCTGGAACATCTTTCCGAATCCCTGATGCAGAGATATTCTTATACACAGGCATTGATAATGTTTCTGATGCCAGTGGTGTTGATCAGTCATGTCTACAATTCAGTAGGTGCTCAGGCGAAATAAGTCGGGTTGATTCACCCAACTTGGTAAGCAACAAGAAATATGGTTCTGTAAATAATGCTGCAAGGCGCCTCAAGTATCTTCTTCAATGGCCTAggaggaaagaaagaaaggaatCTAGCAGAGACTTGGGAGATACTGATTCCTTGGACTCGTATTGTCCATCTACAGATTTGGAAGACAATCCAATCCCACTTCGGCAGATGTACTCGAAATCTTCATCCCTTCCCAACAACAAAAGGATACTTTCTGCCAGGACTTATCTTCCAAGCCCTTACACTAAGATGAAATATACTGCTGGTCTAACACATGGTGTGATTCAAGCAGTGCCTCATTTCGGTTTTCCAGCTCAATCAAATGCAAGTCCTCTGTCACGATCATCCACCATGTCTTCACCTGCCTTCGTCGACAACGAGAAGGGTGTGGGCAGTGTAGGACTATCTCGCTCAAATGGGAAATCACCAATAGGGAACTTCAAAGAAGGTTCCTTCAACAGGAAGGTAATAAACCAGTATTTGTGTGTTGGTGCACAAGGTGTGAAGGCTGAAGAATCAATTGGCTCTACATGGTCAACTCGGAGCTACAAGCACTCCAGTTCTTTGGTTGCTTGA
- the LOC126789892 gene encoding glyceraldehyde-3-phosphate dehydrogenase, translated as MAKIKIGINGFGRIGRLVARVALQRDDVELVAVNDPFITTDYMTYMFKYDTVHGPWKHHELKVKDEKTLLFGEKPVAVFGLRNPEEIPWGSVGADIVVESTGVFTDKDKAAAHLKGGAKKVVISAPSKDAPMFVVGVNEHEYKSDLCIVSNASCTTNCLAPLAKVINDKFGIVEGLMTTVHSITATQKTVDGPSAKDWRGGRAASFNIIPSSTGAAKAVGKVLPALNGKLTGMAFRVPTVDVSVVDLTVRIEKKATYEQIKAAIKEASEGKMKGILGYTEDDVVSTDFIGDNRSSIFDAKAGIALNENFVKLVSWYDNEWGYSSRVIDLIVHIAKA; from the exons ATGG CCAAGATCAAGATCGGAATCAACG GATTCGGAAGAATCGGACGTTTGGTTGCTAGGGTAGCCCTACAGAGGGACGATGTTGAGCTCGTCGCCGTTAACGATCCATTCATCACCACCGACTACATG ACCTACATGTTTAAGTATGACACCGTTCATGGACCATGGAAGCACCATgagctcaaggtcaaggatgAGAAGACTCTGCTCTTCGGTGAGAAGCCAGTCGCCGTCTTCGGTCTCAG AAACCCAGAGGAGATCCCATGGGGTTCAGTTGGTGCCGATATCGTTGTCGAGTCCACCGGAGTGTTCACTGACAAGGACAAAGCTGCCGCTCACTTGAAG GGAGGTGCCAAGAAGGTTGTAATCTCTGCCCCAAGTAAGGATGCCCCCATGTTTGTTGTGGGTGTCAATGAGCACGAGTACAAGTCCGACCTGTGCATTGTTTCCAACGCTAGCTGCACCACCAACTGCCTTGCTCCCCTTGCCAAG GTTATCAACGACAAGTTTGGAATTGTTGAGGGACTTATGACTACTGTTCACTCCATCACTG CCACCCAGAAGACTGTTGATGGACCATCAGCCAAGGACTGGAGAGGTGGACGTGCTGCCTCATTCAACATCATTCCTAGCAGCACTGGAGCTGCCAAG GCCGTCGGAAAGGTTCTGCCTGCTCTCAACGGAAAGTTGACTGGAATGGCCTTCCGTGTGCCCACTGTTGATGTTTCAGTTGTTGACCTCACTGTCAGAATTGAGAAGAAGGCAACCTATGAACAGATCAAGGCTGCTATCAA GGAGGCTTCTGAGGGTAAGATGAAGGGCATCTTGGGTTACACCGAAGATGATGTTGTCTCAACTGACTTCATTGGTGACAACAG GTCAAGCATCTTTGATGCCAAGGCTGGAATTGCTTTGAATGAAAACTTTGTCAAGCTTGTGTCATGGTACGACAACGAGTGGGGCTACAGTTCCCGTGTGATCGACTTGATTGTGCACATTGCCAAGGCTTAA